A genome region from Pseudodesulfovibrio alkaliphilus includes the following:
- a CDS encoding manganese efflux pump MntP, producing the protein MGTAELVTIAIVLAMDAFAVAIATGVALKAVSLRQTFRLSWHFGLFQALMPVIGWHLGITVRESIEAYDHWVAFVLLGYIGYKMIREAFDEEEASKGDPTRGMSLIALSVATSIDALAVGLSLSVLGVSIWWPSAVIGIVALLFTMVGLQAGKTAVRAKCLGKYAEILGGTVLVGIGVGILWEHGSLTF; encoded by the coding sequence ATGGGAACCGCAGAACTTGTCACCATAGCCATCGTCCTGGCCATGGATGCCTTTGCCGTGGCTATTGCCACCGGGGTGGCCCTCAAGGCCGTCTCCCTTCGCCAGACCTTCCGGCTCTCCTGGCACTTCGGGCTGTTTCAGGCCCTCATGCCCGTCATCGGCTGGCATCTCGGTATCACTGTCCGGGAGTCCATCGAGGCGTATGACCATTGGGTAGCCTTCGTTCTGCTGGGCTACATCGGATACAAGATGATCCGCGAGGCCTTTGACGAAGAAGAGGCTTCCAAAGGCGACCCGACGCGAGGCATGAGCCTGATCGCCCTGTCCGTGGCAACGAGCATCGACGCCCTGGCCGTGGGGCTCAGTCTCTCGGTGCTGGGAGTTTCCATCTGGTGGCCTTCGGCGGTCATCGGGATCGTCGCCCTGCTTTTCACCATGGTTGGTCTTCAGGCAGGCAAGACCGCAGTCAGGGCCAAGTGTCTCGGCAAGTACGCCGAAATCCTCGGGGGTACTGTGCTTGTCGGCATCGGCGTAGGCATTCTCTGGGAGCACGGCTCGCTCACCTTCTGA